The nucleotide window TGCCATTAAATAGTTTAAGTGCAGTCGCAGATACATCGTAGTCTTCAATATTGGATAATATTACAAGAGTAAAGTTTTCATGTTGCGAACGTATAAAATAGCTTTCTCTACCAAAAGTAGAGCCAAGGTGGCAATAGATTTCACCTGAAGCATTTTTATCCAACTCAATGCCAAAACAGTAAGAGCTATGCTCTTCAACCATAATACCTGCATCAGTAAGTCCAGGAAGCGGAGTAAGCATTTTCCTTATTAATTCATCGCCCCCTACCAAACCAGAAGAAAAATTTAGCCCCCATTTCATTAAGTCACCAGCAGATGAATGGACAAGGCCTGCCCCCATCACTCCCCATGGGCTGAAGACAGGAGAAAATACGTTATTTTCATTTTTATGATAACCACTCACTGCTACTTCCATCCTGGCTAACCCATCAGAAACAAAAGAGTTATGCATCCCTAAAGGATAGAATATCTCTTTTTTCACAAAATCAGCAAAGCTTGTTCCGGAAACATTTTCAACCACCTGAGCAAGAAGTATATATCCAGTGTTACTATATTCATGCTTCGTGCCCGGAGTAAAGTGAAGGTGCCTCTCTTCGAAAATTCCAGCAATAATTCCTTCTGATTTAAATTCAGAAAAATAATCTATCCCTTTTTTCTTGGCTATATCAAACAGGCATGGAAGTCCTGATGTGTGATAAATGAGATTCTCAAGACTTATATCACCTTCAATTACAGCAGCTTCAGGGATGTATTGAGAAAGCAGATCGTTTGATTTTAGCGCCCCCCTTTGTTCAAGAAGAAGAATACTGAATGCTGTAAATTGTTTTGATACAGATGCAATATCAAATATACTATTTCGATCTATTGGTGAGTTAGTCAGTGTATCTTCAACGCCCTCGCTGAACTGAAAAGACCTTCCATCATCATATTGCATAAGGGCGATGACCCCGGGTGTATTGATTAATGATTTTGTCATAGAGATAAACTGAATCCGCTTTATTAGTAAACAAATGATTGTAGCAGATAATAGCATGTTACTGGAGTAACTGCTTCTTTCCCTGGCTGCTATGGTCATTCTTTACAGGATAATGTCCGCTTAAACCGTGCATGTTTAATCATTATTGTGCATAATATCTCTGTTAATGTCCGCTTCTTGCACGAAGCGGTCATACATCCTCATTATCCCAAACTGTACATTGCCTCCAGCTACTCGTTGCTAATCAGAAAACCTATACAGATAACGAATGGGTTGCAGAGTATTAAATACCACCTCGTGCAAGCTGCGCAAGATCGACATCATTGTTCACCACACGCATACCTTCGAATATTGTATTAGGTTGAAGGTGGAAACAGATTTGATAGATTGATGAAGCAGACGC belongs to Kosakonia sp. SMBL-WEM22 and includes:
- a CDS encoding serine hydrolase domain-containing protein, with protein sequence MTKSLINTPGVIALMQYDDGRSFQFSEGVEDTLTNSPIDRNSIFDIASVSKQFTAFSILLLEQRGALKSNDLLSQYIPEAAVIEGDISLENLIYHTSGLPCLFDIAKKKGIDYFSEFKSEGIIAGIFEERHLHFTPGTKHEYSNTGYILLAQVVENVSGTSFADFVKKEIFYPLGMHNSFVSDGLARMEVAVSGYHKNENNVFSPVFSPWGVMGAGLVHSSAGDLMKWGLNFSSGLVGGDELIRKMLTPLPGLTDAGIMVEEHSSYCFGIELDKNASGEIYCHLGSTFGRESYFIRSQHENFTLVILSNIEDYDVSATALKLFNGMMAMHI